actgtagctgtcttcagacacaccagaagagggcgtcagatcccatcacagatggttgtgagccacctcacaaattgaactcaggacctctgggagagcagtcagtgctctcaaccactgagccatctctccagccccagattttatttttactaacaaagtatctatctatctatctatctatctatctatagacacctattatttttttttgatgggaTCGCTATATACCCCCTGAGTGGCCTGTAACTtgctatgtataccaggctgacctcaaattcacagatatatctacagatatatgtatatgtgtagacaTCTATAGACTTCTATGTAAATAGATATAGGTGTAATAATCTCTTTGgatcaagacagtgtttctttgtgttgccctggctatcttggaatttGCTCTTtcgatcaggttggccttgaactcacagagatacacccGTTACTCCGCCTCCagggtcctgggattaaaggtgctgcAACTGCCACCAgcagagcgtgtgtgtgtgtgtgtgtgtgtgtgtgtgtgtgtgtatgcatgtgtgtgttttttaaattgagaCCAAATCTAACTACATAACCCTGGCTGCCCTCAATgtgacctctgcttcccaagtgccagcTGCTGAAAATCAGATAAATAATGATGTCTTAGTGAGAGACACAGTTCCACCCGCTGTGCTCAGGGTCTGCTGTAAAAGGCAAGGCATTCCTCAACTAAGAGCTCCCTGGCTCCAATATGAAATGTTGTGCCAGCCTTCATGCGAGCCCACCTCTACAACCTGCCTTGGGGCTGAAGGGACATGGATCAATCATTAATGTGAAAGTGAGCACACGTTGCTTTTGAGGCTGCCAACCCTTGCCTCCCGGCAGATGTAGGTCCGTGCAGCGTGCCTGGCTGCCACGCTTAGGAGAGCCAGCTCCAGGGGTGGCTCTGGATCAGCACTTGGAGTCAGGAAGACTTTTCACCATTCCGAGAATGGCTAAGCATGGCCATCTGGTCCTAAACCACACATATAGTGTGATTCAGTCTAACCAGACTAACAGGCAGAGGCggaaggagctctgtgagttccaggacagccagggctacacagagaaaccctgtctcataaaacaaaaagaatgaggCATAGGTCTGAGTGTGACTGTCCTGGGTCCTGTGAGTCCCCTTATGACTAATTAAGTAACAGGGTTACTCGAGACCCGCCCACATAGCCACTTCTCCCAGAACCTCCGATCTTTATTTCTGCAGAACTGGCAGGAGGACTCCTTAGATGCATCCCACTGCCACACTGGGCCGGTGGTTAGGGCTTTGGAATGTGAGTATGTTTCAtcgtgagtgtgagcatgtgcacaggTGCTCGCAGAGCCTACAAGACACTGGCTTTCCTGGAGCCGTGGTTGCAAGCAATTGTGAGCTGTCCACTGAAGGTGctaagatctgaactcaggtcctctggaagagcaaaaagTGTGCTCTGACCCCAAATGACATCAACAtttaagaaaaggatttatttttattccatgcaTATGAGCGTTTGTACGTAtgaatgtgtgggtgtatgtttgtatgtacatgcatatgtatatatgtatgtacgtatgtattaTGCCACTTTCATGCTTGCTGTCTAAGGATCCAGAAGAGATCAGATCCCTTGAagtagagttacaaatggttgaggtcttctgtaagagtaacaagtgctcttaacctctgagctgtctctccagtccctagagTCAATATTTTTTAAGTGCCCACCACATGCAGATAAGATAGAAGTTGACACAACCTGGGAATGCTTTCTCCTTCTGTGGAGGTATCCAGTGCTCAGGAGGGACAGGGACCCCTCCCCACCATAGTGACATGAGGGGAAAGACTgagctgcagagagagggagaaaggaagcggTTTGCACGAGAGGAACTGTGACCAATTGTGGGTGTTGTCGGCATCCCACATCTTCCTGACCCACCCTGGGAACACACCAATGATGGTGTTGCTTTCCAGTCCAGACCAACACATAACAAGCTTGCACACTCACTGCAGATGAGCTCAAAGTGGAGGTGTCTTTAACACTTCACTTTGGAGACAAAGGCACTCGGGTGACAAGGCCCAGAGACACTGTCAAAGAAAGGATCGCCGCCAGCCTGCTCATCTGTTGATAAGTTTTTAATTACAGTTTCGTCTTATTTTGTGCATGGTCTGAAGACAGTtatcaggagtcagttctctccttccaccacatgggtcccaggaatAGAACTCGGGAAGTCAAGATTgatacctctacctcctgaaccatctctcaggaCTTTGCAAATGTGTTTAAACCCATGACTATAGATAAATAATGCAACAGATTTGAGACTAGTGAAATACAAACATAATTTGAGCAGGGGAACCGATGGACACAGGATTTTAACATATGAAATAAGTTAGCAGGGGACCGGACAGAGCACATAACCACCTCCAACAGGTACATAGCCATCACCTTCAGGGGCAAGTAACAGCAAAAATACATTTTGGGGGGCCAGGGAGTCAATCTTCATGGCAGAGTACATGCTTGGCATTCGTGAAACCCTAGATTCAGTTTCtagcaacacatgcacacacactcacgttcGCACATATACAACTTGTATACGTCTCACAGTATTAATCTAAAACAACAGATTAAAAAAGGCAAACTCATTACTTCTGGGGAGGCTTTAAAAAATCGGTTCTCAGTATGCAGCCTttggcttggagctcactgtgGACTGGTCTGGTCTCCTTAAGGCCTGtctgtccacctctgcctcctgtgtgctaaacttaaaggtgtgtgacaccaacACCTGCACTTTCCCAATGAACATGACAGAAGTCAATCCTCTGGGGGAaagttcttttctcctcctccattctcGCTCTTCCACAATTCCTTTTCTCACTAGCAGCCGACAGACTGCGGATAGTACTTCGTCTCTTTGTCCATTTTCCCAATCAGACTGGGACTCTCTGCGCTCAGAGCTTTTGACACActactgtctctccagccccctgacctTGACCTCAGGTGCTGCCTGATATGCGCAGAATGACTGTAAACCACATACACATTCGACCGACACGAAACACGGCTTCTACAATGCCACTTCCCCTGTCCATGCTGTACACCTTCACAGTGAAGGTCAGTGAAGTCAGGTCCATCCCAAGGTCCTGACTTGTCACCTGCCTCTCTTTCTTGACCTCCTCGTGGTCAGCCGGTGTCCTTCAGGGCCTTAGCCACTTACTAACACCAGCTCCGAGACCCACGGCTGCTTCAGCCATTCCGATTGGCTTTACCACAGAACAGAGTGGTGGGTATAAAATGGGCCAGGGGTTGACCTCCGTAGGCCTCATTCCAGTGTGTCTCTGAATTTCCGGGAGTGGTACTCTAGTTTCTCCAGCTCTGACTGGAGGAGGCCCAGGGCACTCGGGCTGGGGTACTGGATCACTGCATTCTTGGTGGCCAGCGCCAGGTCCTTGAGCAGTCCGCACAGGTGACTGCTTCCACACAGGATCTCATTGCGTTCATCTCTCTCCTGGGTCTCGCTGCACAGCGTGTCCACCAGCTTCTGCCCGATCGTGATGGCCAGCTTGCTCTGAGTGATGAAGACCTCAGGGGGCTGGCTGTTGCTGAGGCTACTGGCAAAGACACCGATGGCTTTGAAGAGTGCTCCGAAATAGAGCCTGCTGTGCTCAGACAGGCGGATCTTCCTCTCCGTGTTCTGCCcactgggagaaggagagggaagagggataggactctagagaagaggaaggagaaaatatgtAAGGACCAGAACCACCAGCAGGATGCTGTTTGTCTTTCAAAAAAGCCGATTTGTTAAGGAAATGCAGAGCTGGCTGTGACATTTGTCTAACAAATGAATGTCAATGTTTGCTTCCTTTCTtgtgttctgtttcatttttgtttcgtTGAGACAGGACTtagtctatgtagccctgactgtcctggaactccctctgtagaccaagttatccaggaactcacagagctctacccacctcctcctcccaagtgctgggattgaaggcacggGATCACAACCTCCCAGCTGGAATATCAGTGTTTTCAAAGCACTGCTCTGTATCCAACTGTATGTATTCTTGTGTTATAGACTGCAACACATTTGTGTGTATTATTTAACTCAACCAGCTCTGTAAACCATAAGAAACACATTCTAAGGAACACATCCATAATGATAAATTTGCAACTTTCAAGCATTCAAGGGGTGTTATCTCCACTCTTTGGAGGTAGGAGGAAGAGTGCCCATTCAAGACTGACCTGACCTATGTGGTGAACCCTGTTTTTCCAGGCAGAGGGTAGAaccagtcagtcagacagacagacattgcaTCATGAGCATGTTGGTTTGGAAATGAAGAATGTACCTGGGTCGGGGATTGGGGAGGCAGCTGTCATCTCTTAGAGAGAGACTGCTGTGAGCTGTAGATAGTTAGCGGGCAGGGGCCCTGGGCAGCCAAATGGTGCATCCCAAACACAGAGCCAGCTTTATGGGGAAGCCCTATTAGTATGAAATAGCACTGTGCAGATGTGAGCCCTGGGTCAGCCCCATCAACATCAACTCAGGACTTGTTGGGGATGCAGATTCTTGGCCTCTGTCCAGATGCAAGAGATCAGATTTGTAGGAAATCAAGGCATTCCTCATGTGGGACAAAACAATGTGGCCTCCATcaggagagagccagagagctaAGGGCTCAGGGAGCAGAGCTCTGAGAGAGTTGGGCTCTGGCCCAGAGTTGTCTCTGAGAAGGCAGATGACCTTGTCCGAGTCAATGAACATCTGTATCCTGTCTTGCTCTCTCCAGTACCCTGGCTGTCCTTCTGGCTTACTGCACTGACACCGTCATCTCTGACCTCTTGCAATGTCGTCTGGGTTTTTACTTGGGTTTTAAATggactcactctgtgtgtgtgtgtgtgtgtgtgtgtgtgtagtgtatggttcatgtgtgtgggtgaacAGATATTgctgtgcacatatatgcagaagCCAAAACATGGTGTCAGGTTTCTTCCCCAGTCTTTCCCATCTTCCTGTCTTGACATAGGGTCTCGAGGAGAACTGAAAGTTCCCCATTTTGGCTAGGCttactggccagtgagctcccagaCTCTGTCTCTACCCACCCTCCAATGCTGGGTGTTACAGGCATGTGGTAGCCAGCCATGctgtttttacatgggtgctagggatttgaactcgggtctgcatgcatgcacagcaagcactcttactactgagccatctccctagccctggaCTCAACGATCGTACTTTATTTAATTTAGAGGAAACATTTAACGTTGGTAAACGGAAAACTGCCTTCTGCCACAAATAAAAcagccaataaaaacaaaacatgatagCATCTTTGGTTTAGAAGCTGTTGATCAAGTGTCAAAGATAACCATGAAGATACCTAACCCCTGGACCAAAATGCTTTACTGCACTCATGATCAGAGAGACACAAAAGGGTTGCTGggtgggggtgtagctcagtcgTAGTCTTTGCCTGTCTTGCACAGAGCCCTAGATTCAACTCCAAAtgcaaagaaaggagagagggagagggaaaactgTCACAGGACGTGCGACAATGTCAGCAAATGCCATGTTGACGCCACTCATGATAACCCTGAACAACACCTGAATTTTCTCCCCTGATACTTAGGGACTGATGCTCCACCCTGGGTGTCCAGGTTTCCTTCCACTAccaaagaaagcagaagacagaCGGAAGTCTTAAACATGGAGTGGGCTGTAACACTGAATTTCCATAGCCAAGGAGAGCTCTCCAGGGCAAAATCACACTCATCAGAGCATTGAGGGGCAGAAGGGCTTACCGTGCCACAGAAGTCTTGGTTTTCATTTGACTTTGCTTCCATGGcgtgctttcctttcttttgtaggTTAGGtgacttctgaaaaaaaaaattaaatctcaaaTTACTAATTTGAATAGCTTTCAAATTACAATGGCTGCCTAAGTTCGctttttttgtttcacttttatggttggtggttttTGTGCTCACCCCCAAACCCCACCAAGATCTTACCCTGTAGCCTAGATTGGCCTGAAACTCCCcaccttcttcctcagcttcctgagtacagAGGTTATAGCATGACCACTGTGCCCCACTTTAAAAGTTTACTCCGAGATGTGAGATTTTGTTCACGATTCTGCCTACCGACGCATTTATTGGCTTTGGTGAGGGAGGGCCCTGCCCGCTGTGTGCGGGTGCCTCCTCTCTTGGTACtaagtgctataagaaagcaggctgagcaagccatgcgGAGTGAGCCGGTGagtagcaccctccatggcctctgcatcggctcctgcctccagggtccttctctgcttgagctcctgtcctaacttcctccAGCGATGTGGCAGTGTGAGccaaatagataaaccctttcccccacaATTtacctttggtcatggtgctaaACCCTAAGGCTAAGGCAGTAAGAACCTTAGTTCAAAGCCTTGCCCGGGCAACttagggagatcctgtctcaaaagaaagagtaaaaagaTAGTGGTGCCAGTCACGGTGGCACAGGCATCTAAACCCAGCCTCCGGGGGGCAggtaggagtgggggtggggagagggggagggagagggagagggggagggagagacatgaGAGGCATGGgcggcagaggcagaaacagttgtatctctgtgagctccaggccagcccgATATACATGTTGAGTTCCGGGACAGGAACTAcctagtgaaaccctgtctcgaaagcaagcaagcaagcaagcaaacaaagcccaaacaacaacaataaaaaaaaagacggAGAACGGCAGAGACAGACActgcccaccacacaccacacactagatgcacacacatactcaagaAGAACCAGGACATAGTTCAGTCACTAAAGAGCTTTGCAGGTAGTGGACCTGGGCTCAACCACTGGAACCCATGGGAAaaggttgggtgtggtggcacaagcccgtctctccagtgctgggctgcagaggaaggcagatccctAGGTGCTGCCGTCCAGCCAGCCTAACCTAGTCAGCCACTCCTAGGCCAACGAGAGGCACTGAGGAGCAATACCCAGgcttgtcctctggcttccacgtgcaCGTGCAAGTGgacatttctacacacacacacacacacacacacacacacacacacacacacacacacacacacacacatacacacggcgCCAGCATCTCCCTCAGTGATGATCATTTCCGGTAACAGATGAAGTCCCTGTGTACTGTTTGCCTCCCTGACTTACCTGCCCACAGACACCCACTCTGCTTCTCTTCGCCAGCTCAAGGGAGTGCTCAGCTGCTGGCTGTTTGTGGAAGGGGCTGCTGCGCTCTGGGTGGGACTCAGTTTCTCTTTGGGGAGGCTGGATGCATCTTTCACACCTCCAGtccacctctcctctctcacagTTCTGTTTAAAAAGGAGCTTCCCGTTGGCAACGACGATGGAGGTAAACCTCTTCACGTCTTCCGGAACTACCCGCGCAACCTGGACAAACCTCTCCAGGTCATCCACACTGTGTTGGGCTTTGTCCACCACGAGAACTTCCAGCGACCAATTGCAGCGGTCCAGGGTCCCCTTGGCATCCAGCAGCATCTGGTAGGAGCTAGAGATCGTCTGGAGCTGATCTCTAACTCTAGCCTGAAGGTAGCTGTCTGTGAGATTGCAAGCTAACCCACCAACGCCTTGGGCAAAATCCAGAAATTCTCTTAAGGATTCCTCTACTCGGTCAGCGGCCCCTCGGATTCTGTTGACGTTGGTTTCCAAGGAGTCTTTGAACCTCCAGGTCCTGCTTACAAAGAGCAGCAGGCCCGCCACTGAGCTGGCCACTCTGCTTTGCAGAGCCACCGCTGTCTCTTTTGCAAAGTCCGCGTCCATCCACAGCTCCTTCACGGAGTCCTCTGAGGAGGAGCCAGGGGAGGAGTCCGTGGATAGGGAGGAGCATGAAGACACCACGCTAGCCCTGCTGTCTGAGCTGGCAACAGATAATCGGTCCGAGTCGGGAGACAGGAAATTTGTCTGTCTGGAGACCCAGGGGGAATTCTCTggagcctctctgcctctctccagctcctttcctgCCAGAGACACCCCTTGTGTGGCTTTTGAAGTATTCTGAAACACACCCTGCATGGCTTTAGGGGTGTCATAAATGTTAGGCTTGGTGTTCTGTCGCTCCACTCTGGGAATGAGAAACCTGGAAGGGACCTTGTAGCTGCTGCCTGCATCAGAAGGAAGTGAGTCCCCCCTGGGGGTCAGGAAGGCATACGAAGTTTCTTCCGGGGGGCTGCTTTTCTTCTGCACGGCGTTCCCCAGCTGTGGGGAGAGGGTCACGGCTCCAATGCAGACAGCAGAGGAGCCCGGGATGGTGTTGGTCCCCGACTCTTTGGTGAAGCTGGTCATAGATGCATTTCTGACATCAGCCTTTCCCAGCGACACTGGAGTGTCATGAATCCAATCTGATTTCTGAGGGCTGGATAATGGGTTATAGCCACCACCTTGTCTGAAGGCCGTTGTGGGTGCCAATGTAACACCCGGACCCTGGggagaaaaaaacacatacaaagTTGCCCCGGGTTAGTAACAATCAGAATCTGACAGGTTCTAAACATCTGACTGCCTCTGTTTTGCTTAGGTCTCTTCAGTGATTCCCCCCATTGCTCTTGTCACTCAAGGGCTCTCCCAGTCTGGCTTCACCCTCTGCTGaacctcctttctctgcccttccaCGGCAGCCATCATTATGGGCACattcatggtggtttgaatgagaatagctccCACGGCCTCTATGTTTGCATGCTAGGTTTCCAGTCTGGGAGGATTagacgtggccttgttggaggccaCAAAGGTAAACTTTCTCCTACCATCCCCTATGTGCTTGCCCCCCTCCTCCTACTCCTGCCTATGGCTCAAGATGTAAGCTTTCaactgttcctgccaccatgccatcACGCCTTTGCTATGCCATTGTGGGCTCAAACCCTCTGGAACCGTAACCCCAGTGGGCTTCTGTATTTTACaagttaccatggtcatggtgttttgtcacagcaaaggaGCTGCTTTTCTCAGCTTCAGAAAACCCACTCGTGCCCCTGCATTGCCTCCACATGTCCCTATGCTTCCACTGGGccttttaaccttttctttcgCATCTAACAAATTTCTGCACATCACTGGAGTTATTGTCAAAATGCATCAAAACCGGACGACTCCCCCTGATCCCACAAACTGGGATAGGAGCGCACCCGAGGGACACGTGGTTAAAGATGCTCACGAGGACCCTCAAATGATGCCCCTCTACAAAAAGGCAAGGGCGTGACTTCATGCCTGCCCGTGAGATCTCTCACAGGAAGGCATTCTACGCCACCCACTGAGCTATTCCTCTGTGTATTACAAAAATCATCCCATGGAAAACTCCAGAACATCTGTGGTAAGAATGCAGTCACGGGGAAGTTAAATGACACATGCAAGCTGCCACGTAGCTTAcactgctctccctctctccctccctccctcctcctcctcctcctcctcctcctccttctctctctctgtctctctctgtctgtctgtctctctctgtctctctctctgtctctctctctctctctctctctctctgcttgtgtttgtgcatgtgtgggtggaggccagagatgtgCATTGggcatcttcttcctctctcatcccttaccttgtcttttgagacatggtctctcattgAATCTGAAACTCCCTAGAATTATTGGTCCCCCAGCTCTAACAGTCCTCCTGCATCCATCTCCACAGCTCTAGAATTCCTGGCTTGTGcccagcatttaaaaataagtattatttaTACTGGgtttgactgcatgtgtgtgccatgcGTGTGTCTGCTATTCATAGCGGCTAGACGAGACCATCAGATTCCCCctgcactggagttacagacggctgtgagcagccatgtggattctgggaacttgggacctcaggaagagcagcaacgCTCTTAGCCAACTCCCCAGctccacttttaaaaatgtgagcaCAGGGGATCCAgtcctgtaggatgatgtcattatgcagcaaggcaggtccagcctatcattggatgagaaggaagggtaggcgggaaaaagtctaggaaggagacgggaggaggaggaggaggaggaggaggaggaggaggaagaggaagaggaagaggaagaggaggaggaagagaagaaggaggaggaagaggaagaggaggaggaagaggaggaggaggaagaggaggaggaggaagaggaggaggaggaagaggaggaggaggaagaggaggaggaggaggaggaggaggaggaggaagaaaggaagagcatCGAGATGAGTCAAGATGGAGGAAGATGATCccgatccaggtggtctaggtcaagTTTATCTTGTGTAGGTGGTCGGTTTCTATCtctattaattggcagtgaatttattctgtggatgtattgtggattgagaatttaacacgtAAATCTGAtggttgggttgcagtttgttgagtcttgattttactgggcgggcggctggaaccagagagttcccggctggccagggctggccagaATGACTAGCGATGGAGAGACCGCTGGGGttagaagatagctaggctaacatGACATGGTGCCACACTGAAACCAGCcaccgctgagataaattaatgtgagttctatatggccctacggtgccagaactaactccaGGGAGAGAGTGCCCGGGTCCAAGAGTACCAGGGGGCCAGCGTGGAGCGGTGACATGCGGGAACCGGTCGCAACACAAACCCACGTCCTCATGCTTGTTAGACAAACAGTTGCCAACAGAGCCATCCCTAACCTGCTGCCCTAGTCCTGAATCCCAGGGCTAGGAGGGATTTTACTTCCAGTGCAGCAGAGTTGGTTATGAGGATCCTGCACCTGACTTTTGGTCAAATGCCACAGTTTGAACTCGGATTGTTCCTCAATGTTGAGGGCCTAGTCCTTAGCCTGTGCTGCTGTTAGAAGGTAACGAAACATTTGGGAGGTAAGGCCTAGGGGAAGGAAGCTGAACCATCAGGGACACCAGCGCCATGAGCCTGAGGGGATACTGGGACTCCaaccctgtcttctttctctttgctcccTCACCTCCACAGAGCAGGCGTCTTCTCCCACCAGTGCTCTCTCTGAGACGCACCACAGTTTCCAAAGGGCGAACTCTGAAACAGTGAACCAACCTTCCCTTTCCATGAGTTGTTTAACTCTGGGATTTCATCCCAGCAGCTGAAACAAATCAATCCATCTAACTAACAAGGTTTCCCAGAGGATGCTTAGCCGCCCAGCTCCTCACGCCCGCTCTGTTGGTACTCACGCTTGCCTGGCTGGTGGAGATGTGGAACACAGCCTTCTGGGAGCTGGTGGGTATGTCATAGAACTGCTGCTTCTCTGGCCTCTAGGGAAAGACCACAAAGGAGGACGaactttaatttctctttccaaaggGTTTCCCACACAAAGTCCACAAGTTGCGGCGTTTTCTCCAATGAAAGACACAAATCTCTGAACACTTTGGGGGCTTGTAGTCatggttctttgtgtgtgtgtgtgtgtgtgtgtgtgtgtgtgtgtgtgtatacatgttatgTTATGGTTGATGTGTTCAACCACCAACTTTAACTCCCCCGTTTTAGCTAAAATTAACTGTCTctattttttctgtctgtctttttctgtctctgtctgtctctgagtctgtctctgtgtctgtctctctctgtctctgtctgtctctgtgtctgtctctctctgtctctgtctctgtgtgtgtgcgtgtgtatgtgtgtgtatgtgtatgtgtgtgtatgtgtatgtgtatgtgtgtatgtgtgtgtatgtgtgtgtgtgtgtgtgtgtgtgcgtgtgtgtgtgtgtgtgtgtgtgtgtgtgtgtgtgtgtgtgtgtgtatgtgtgtgtgtgtgtgtgtgtgtgtgtgtgtgtgtgtgtgtgtgtgtgtgtgtgtgtgtgtgtgtgtgtaagcatgggTCTATATGTACCTGGACCCATGTATGGAGCTGGGACCACAACCTTCTGCCGGGTCTGAGGCAGGGTGTCTTGTTCGCTGCTGTTGGCCCAGCTACCTGGACCTACTGCAGagtctcctgtcttctcctcccatttcacCATAGAAACTCTGGGCTGGGAGCCTCAGTACTGTGTCTGCCtttgtgtggattctggggatctgcACTCAAGTCTTCATACAGCTGTAACACGAGCACTCTACCTATGGTTCCCTAAGGTTTCTAATCACCACGACTGTAGATAATAATCAGTTTCACTATGATGATGGGCTTGACGCTTTAAAGGCACTGTCTCAGCGgaaggtgtggggtggggtggaggggtacAAGCACAGATATGTCCAAGCCGTCACCCGAGTAAACACTGGCAGCTtgtcttggggggggggtcagccTCCAGAATGAAGGAAGCTGGACAGGCAAATGACATGGAGAACCCAGAGACTGGGCACCAAAACCTCAGGGTGGTGCAGGGTTGCAGAGTGAAGCTCACCTCAAGGGTCGAGGAGACTTGCCTCTGGACAGGTACGTCATACACCTGAGAAGGAAGCGTCGGCAGTGAGGCCCTCGTCGGTCTGGGAAGCACAAAGAGGGCcttggagagaaaaaagaacagagtCAAGACACCCAAGATCGTGGTCAAAGTCACCTTCCGGACAACCAAGATGGCCACCGAGCACTAGCAGGTGGGTCCGTCCTGCAGCTGTCAGGCAGAGGATGCTGTGAATGACTCACAGCGCACAATACTAGATGTATGTAAaacatgagggttttttttttttttgcaagcttTTAAAAGCTTGAGAACTTTGTAAACAACAGCGCCGTGTCGCTGATGTCAAAAGTTGAAGTCCCTGTTGGAGTCTAGCAAACGTGGACCACTTATAGGTAGGAGCCAAGGTAACGAGCATGCCTTCCTAACAAGGTGGGCCACAGTGCCTACACTAGATTTGTCCAGGAAGCGGCTGAGAATATGGGTTCTTGGCGTGTGTGCCTGGCGATTCTGAGTGCAGAGGAGGCCCTGGGAGCCTGCAGTGGAGACAAGCTTGTCTcataatttgaggccagcctcacaCAAC
The DNA window shown above is from Rattus rattus isolate New Zealand chromosome 5, Rrattus_CSIRO_v1, whole genome shotgun sequence and carries:
- the Cass4 gene encoding cas scaffolding protein family member 4; the encoded protein is MRGTGIREGATKTLLARALYDNHPDCSDELAFSRGDILTIVEQNVPESEGWWKCLLHGRQGLAPANRLQVLRETPADRPCPLPPRGLDSDLTGSEAPCQVFNSFSPPTPGPVYEPMKSWVEGPSPATAQVYELPDSPSSARIICEKTLNFPKQALFVLPRPTRASLPTLPSQVYDVPVQRQVSSTLERPEKQQFYDIPTSSQKAVFHISTSQGPGVTLAPTTAFRQGGGYNPLSSPQKSDWIHDTPVSLGKADVRNASMTSFTKESGTNTIPGSSAVCIGAVTLSPQLGNAVQKKSSPPEETSYAFLTPRGDSLPSDAGSSYKVPSRFLIPRVERQNTKPNIYDTPKAMQGVFQNTSKATQGVSLAGKELERGREAPENSPWVSRQTNFLSPDSDRLSVASSDSRASVVSSCSSLSTDSSPGSSSEDSVKELWMDADFAKETAVALQSRVASSVAGLLLFVSRTWRFKDSLETNVNRIRGAADRVEESLREFLDFAQGVGGLACNLTDSYLQARVRDQLQTISSSYQMLLDAKGTLDRCNWSLEVLVVDKAQHSVDDLERFVQVARVVPEDVKRFTSIVVANGKLLFKQNCERGEVDWRCERCIQPPQRETESHPERSSPFHKQPAAEHSLELAKRSRVGVCGQKSPNLQKKGKHAMEAKSNENQDFCGTSPIPLPSPSPSGQNTERKIRLSEHSRLYFGALFKAIGVFASSLSNSQPPEVFITQSKLAITIGQKLVDTLCSETQERDERNEILCGSSHLCGLLKDLALATKNAVIQYPSPSALGLLQSELEKLEYHSRKFRDTLE